One genomic window of Paramormyrops kingsleyae isolate MSU_618 chromosome 22, PKINGS_0.4, whole genome shotgun sequence includes the following:
- the LOC111843259 gene encoding uncharacterized protein, with protein sequence MNVQKRGGFKSCEGKRKRTAPKVKKMDTEQSDRMVPSQKDVATEVRSVGGKIIKEETIVSTEKQKAKYTTVTSMGTQTEEGNRKEEVVEEKVWKKDAISCNWETGKDCRRKRMKNKAVGLDESSMEYDVTTKREVMDAEETVIKVKREKTSKRTMAEESEINELLTGGNASGHKTRKRKKQRADRASKRLERDTRGVKENTMESKVRAKERGLGGAENPSRSAEDERRCLGREWGWCEALTPVQGPRERDVMGKRGSEAAEAEWDDAERWRPRRSQENVAGTAADRADERLLKKRKKWPERGLVETRAAEEKVKMHKILLELPTSHAEVVFLSEKLGNRDEVVIDQARRLALQREIDLASC encoded by the exons ATGAACGTTCAAAAGAGGGGAGGATTTAAAAGCTGTGAAGGTAAAAGGAAGCGGACAGCTCCAAAAGTAAAGAAGATGGACACAGAACAGAGTGATAGAATGGTGCCTTCCCAGAAAGATGTAGCCACTGAGGTAAGATCTGTGGGTGGAAAGATCATCAAAGAGGAAACTATAGTGAGCACAGAGAAGCAAAAAGCAAAATACACCACTGTCACCAGCATGGGAACCCAGACTGAAGAAGGAAACAGAAAAGAGGAAGTAGTGGAGGAGAAGGTTTGGAAGAAAGATGCAATTAGCTGCAATTGGGAAACAGGGAAAGACTGCAGAAGAAAGAGGATGAAAAACAAGGCTGTTGGGCTAGATGAGAGCAGCATGGAATATGATGTAACCACTAAGAGAGAAGTGATGGATGCAGAGGAGACAGTTATAAAAGTAAAAAGGGAAAAGACATCCAAAAGAACGATGGCAGAAGAAAGTGAGATTAATGAGCTGCTCACTGGGGGAAATGCTTCTGGTCATAAAACAAGGAAAAGGAAGAAGCAGAGGGCAGACAGAGCCAGCAAGAGGCTGGAGCGTGACACACGTGGAGTGAAAGAGAATACTATGGAAAGCAAGGTCAGGGCCAAGGAACGTGGCTTAGGAGGTGCGGAAAATCCAAGCAGAAGTGCGGAGGACGAGAGGAGGTGCCTGGGGAGGGAGTGGGGATGGTGCGAAGCGCTCACACCAGTACAGGGGCCCAGAGAGAGAGACGTTATGGGGAAAAGAGGCAGCGAGGCAGCAGAGGCAGAGTGGGATGATGCAGAGCGCTGGAGGCCGAGACGAAGCCAGGAGAACGTGGCAGGAACAGCCGCAGACAGGGCAGATGAGCGTCTCctgaagaagaggaagaagtgGCCTGAGAGGGGTCTGGTGGAGACCAGAGCAGCAGAGGAGAAAGTGAAAATGCATAAAATCCTTTTAGAGTTG CCAACCTCACATGCAGAAGTGGTCTTTCTATCAGAGAAGCTGGGAAACCGGGATGAAGTTGTCATTGATCAG GCCCGACGACTAGCCCTGCAGAGGGAGATTGACCTAGCATCCTGCTAG